ttattttaattgGTAAAGTATATTATCTTTGAATAAGAGACTTGGAGTAGAATCATgtttacactaaaaactaattaaaaataataataataattagtgtCTTGACATGttgatttctatccaaaataaacatgatgataaagagtaataATCATGAAGTAGACATTATATGTTCAAATCATactatatcttaaaaaaaaaaaaacaaaaacaaaaacaaaattataaatactatatcaaaaaaaaaaaaacaaaattataaatatgtggACTCAAAAATCCATTCAATATATTggaaattttaacaaaaaaatatttatatataatacatagttttttaatatatatactatgattataaagaaaattgttccaaattaaaattaaaaaaaaaaaaaaagaatttgataatagttatatattgaaatttattatgaatttgtTTGTTAATGGAACCATTCATTCtaccattttaagaaaaatacgATGTGGCATTGTAATGggtaatataaatataaaattatatatgtgtatatatatatatatatatatatatagagagagagagagagagagagagagagagagagagagagagagagagagagagagagagagggttgagttcaagttacactttgtgtaactttaagtaatgtgGGGGTAAAATTCGCCAGTCAACGTTGGGTCATGGTACTCGTACGAAACCCAACCATAATAGGAGGCGAAGACACGAGCAGAGGACCCCCCAGCCCAATCATGTTGGGCCGGGCTTGCTTAAggggcgtccgaggaggagtacCTCCTCGGACGCACCAAACGGGAGTCCGATTCACACCCTTTACATGGTGAAAGGTCATccaaaattaaaggaaaatgcaagacattcagggggcaaccacaactgccgcattaaatgtaaggaagctacttttccagccgcattaatgtggagaggacaggagaaTAGTATTATCTTAGctagtgcaactcacagaaaagaaGGAGAATGTCccatgggacaggcactcaagtagaggcccagatgattaacaagtgtaGGGCCATTATCGTTCGAAtgatgctatataagagaagaaaatcccCATGACCAGGGGATGGAAAAAGAGGAGAGGgggaaaaagggaagaaaagagagagagagaaagaaaggaattcTATAAACGAAACATTAGATACGGCCCCAAGAACTGTTATCCCAGGAAACTCAAGGAAGTATTCCCACGTTCAAGTGGTTGCATGGCCTACTAACAATTACGTTTACTCTGTCAAGACCTAGTTCTACgtcccactctctacaaattcattgctgagggtcttttgggccatAATCGCCTGCTTGCtaggcctgggccccaaaatccgtccttacaattggcgccgtctgtggggagaattTGTGTCTCGACAAGCGAACagtaagaaatggaaggatcaggccCGCGCCAAACCGGACGTGCAGATTCTCAACGGCaggataattttttaaatattgaacAAGGGAAAGACCAAGATGGCGAGAGGGAAGCATGAACACCTCTTACACGAGTAAAAGCCGTTCAAAGGGGAAGGACCATGCATCCCATGAGCGAAACGATCGAAAGGCTTTACGACAAgagattgatgatttgaagaaaaagctgCGCCGAGCACAGCAGAAACGACCTTCACCCGGCTCGGGCTCTAGCAGTGACGAGGATAACGAATACCGGCGTAGATCAAGAACCCCTCCGAGCGAGACCTTTTCCTACAAGGAAGAGAGGCCTCGTAAACGCGGccacaaaagcccatcttaccaaggcctggccaacgatgccatgagtaaggccctAGATCGCATCTCCCAGTCGCCGTTTACACGTAGAATAGAGAGGGCAGCGCTCcctcggcggttccatcaaccaacGTTTGCTATATACAATGGTCGAACCGACCCAGTGAAGCATGTGAGCCAATTCAAtcagaggatggccgtccacACTAGGGATGAGGCGTTAATGTGTAGGATATTCCCATCTAGCTTGGGacccatggcgatgagatggttcgattCCCTCCAgccgaattccatagattcctttaaacaACTAACACAGGCTTTTGGTTCCCGTTTCATCACCAGCATtagagtccctcggcccctcGATTCCCTCCTATCATTGTCCATACAGGAAAGAGAGACGCTGAAGGCctactcggatagatactgggaaatgtataatgagatagaaGGGAAATATGATGACGTCGCCATCAGTACGTTCAAAAGGGGCTTGCTGACAGAACAtggcttaagaaagtccctcactggaaagccagtcaccagcgtgcgccaactcatggtccgaattgacaagtacaaaagggtcgaggaggaccagcagatggggaagggtaaagcgaaggtcgtccctcaggagaggagggactttaGGTCGGAACGATTTAACAACAGTAGCAGACCGAGAAGAGACTATACGGAGCAACCCGGATCCACTGGGGCTCAGGCAGTTTGTGCCGTATTCCGAGAACCGCTTCACAAAATCCTAGAGAAGGTGAAATATGAACCTTTCTTTcagtggccgaacaagatggctggTGATCCTTCGAAGCTCAATCAGAACCTGTATTGCGCATACCATCAGGAGCCAGGTCACACCACTGATGAGTGCAGGAACCTAAAGAACTATTTAGATCGGCTTGGCCAAGAAGGGAAGCTGAGACATCTGCTGCATCACCCTGAAGGATGGCAGGAACCGTCGAACAATGAAACCAGGAAAAATACGTtgaggccacccattggcacaattaatgtcattctCGCCGCACCTAGGAGGACAGGCTCTGCCCCCTTCAGGGTAATGTCAGTGAGCAGTTTCCCAACTGAGCCAGACGGTAGGGACCCCAAGAGAGCCAGAATGAATGCCACGACGTTAATCGGGTTCACGGAGGAAGACAAGCAAGGGACTATTCAACCCCATGACGATGCCCTAGTCGTCACACTCAGAATAGGAGGTTATGACGTGAAGAGAGTATTAGTTGATCAAGGCAGTGCTGTGGAGGTAATGTATCCTGATTTGAATAAGGGGCTGAGCTTGAAGCAGGAAGACTTGTCGCCATACGATTACCCCCTGGTCagctttgaaggaaaaatcGTTATGTCGAAAGGCATGATCAAGTTGCATGTGCAAGCAGATTCAGACGTGGTAGAAGTGAACTTCATTGTCGTAGATGCATACTCCTCCTACACCGCTATTGTGGCCTGGCCATGGATTCATGCACTAGGGGCTGTGCCGtcaaccttgcaccaaaaaGTAAAGTATCCGTCAGGAGGTCAAATCAAGGAAATAATAGGGAGCCAGGAAATGGCTAGACAATGCATGGTGTCGGCAATATCACAACGGCTGAGTAATGAGCCTTCCACTTCAGCCGAGAagggcttatagcaatcaaagacCTCTGCGCCGACTGCGAGTAGTGGAAGATCGGCCGTGGATGTGAACTGTAAGGAGCTGGAGAAAGTACTCGTCGGATCAGACCCTGAAaggttttttcaaattggttCAGAACTACCGCCTGAGGAGAAGTCAGCACTTATTGCTTTCCTCCGACAGAATGTaaatgtgtttgcatgggaccccTATGAGGCTCCTGGGGTCGACCCGGATTTCATCTACTACCACCTTAATGTGAATCCGGCTATAACCCCTAAGCCTAGACGACCGTCGAAAGAACATACCGACGCCGTGAGAGAAGAGGTCgcaagattgaagaaagctggggctatcaaagaggtcttctatcccgagtggttagccaacacggtagtggtgaagaagaagagcgggaaatggcgggtctgcgTAAACTTCACACACCTAAACAAGGCGTGTCCAAAGGATCCCTTCCCAATGCCCAGGATAGACCGGTTGGTAGATTCAACTGTCGGACACCCAAGGATGAGTTTTCTAGACGCCTTTCAGGACTACCACCAGATACCCTTGGCTGCTGGAGACCAGGAGAAGACGgcttttgtcaccccagttggaaattatcactataaggtgatgccctttggcctaaaaaatgccgggtcaacctatcaaaggatgatgaccaaaaTGTTTGAACAGCAGATGGGTAAAAGCGTTGAAGTgtacatagacgacatggtggttaaAAGCAAAGTAGTTCCTGACCATCTTGAAGACCTCGGCAATGTTTTTCAAATACTGAGAAAGTACAAGTTACGACTGAACGCAGCCAAGTGTTCGTTTGGAGTGggatcaggaaaattcttaggttatATGGTGACTCACAGAGGCATAGAGGTTAACCCTGACCAGATAAGAGCCATCCATAGcttgcagcctcctcggaaccCTAAAGAGGTCCAGAAACTTACTGGCATGATAGCTgctttaaaccgtttcatctcACGTTCGGCAGACAGATGCAGGCAATTTTTTCTCCTAttacacaagtggaagggatttgagtggaaTAAAGATTGCGCTGTAGCTTTCCAACAGTTAAAGGAGTACCTCGCCCGACCACCAATTATGTCCAGTCCAGATGCCGAcgaggttttgtttgcctacatTGCGGTAGCCCTACATGCAGTGAGCTTGGTGCTAATCCGAGAAGACAACGGCACCCAGCGACCAGTCTATTACGTTAGTAAATCACTGCAGGAGGTAGAAACCCGTTATCTTCCCCTCGAAAAGGCTATCTTGGCCATCGTGCAAGCCATGCGAAAGCTTCTGCACTACTTTCAAGCACACACTGTGGTGGTGCTAACACAACTCCCCATAAAGTCTGTCCTACGCAGCGCCGATTACACAAGCAGAATTGCAAAGTGGGGAACGATCCTGGGCGCTTTCGATATTAGGTACATGCCTCGTACTGCTGTAAAGGGCCAGGTCCTTGCCGACCTAATTGCAGAGTTTGCGGAGCCCACGCTAGAGGAACAAAACGTGGCGGGATCACTAGGGGCTGATGAGAAGATGATCAACACAGTCTCTCAGCATAAGAACACTTGGTGGAAAGCGCATGTCGATGGCGCAGCGAATCAAAGGGGCTCAGGGGTAGGACTCGTTCTACTCTCCCCCGAAGGGATAACCATAGAAAAGTCACTGAGACTCGGGTTTTCAGCCACGAATAATGAAGCTAAGTACGAGGCGCTACTGGAGGGAATGTCGATGATTTGGAAAATGGGTGGGAAATCCATAGACGTGTTCTCGGATTCAAGACTCATTGTGGGACAAGTAAACGGAGTCTTGGAGGCTAAAGACGAAAGAATGCAAGGGTATTTGGTTCGGGCAAAGCACCTACAGACCCATTTCCATCACTTCCGCTTGACGCACGTACCCAGGAGTAGGAACACTCATGCTGATTCTCTCGCGACTCTggccacctcctcggctcagCCCCTTCCTCGGGTTATTTTGGTAGAAGATCTCATCCGTCCATTAACGGAGAAGGCCAACGGGATTCGAGCACATAATATCAGGACAGGACCGAGCTAGATGGACCCTATCGTGCTGTACTTAAAGCACGACACCTTGCCAGATGATAAGGTTGAGCCTGGCAAAATCAGGAGAAAAGCTACTCGATTCTGGTTGTCGGAGGACTCCAAGCTTTACAGACGCTCGTTCTCGGGGCCGTATTTACTGTGTGTGCACCCAGAGGCTGCTGAACTCATCCTGGAAGAATTACACGAAGGAATTTGCAGAAGTCACACGGGGGGTAGATCTTTGTCTCACAGAGCCTTAACGctgggttattggtggccgagcatgcataaAGAAGCCCTGgattatgtgaagaagtgcgaccaatgccagagattcgctCCGAGCATACACCAGCCTGGTGGTGAGCTAAACCCAATGTCCAGTCCCTAGCCATTTGCGCAATGGGGCCTAGATATACTTGGTCCATTCCCCAAGGCGACAGGGAACAGGAAATTTCTTCTCGTCGGCaccgactacttcaccaaatgggtgaaGGCTGAGACGCTggcaaacattagggacgtCGATGTCAAGAAGTTTCTCTGGAAAAATATAGTCACCAGGTTCGGCACCCCGCACACCCTGGTgtcggacaacgggctccagtttGACAGCAAAACCTTCAGAAGGTACTACAGTGAACTAGGAATTGTTAACCGGTACTCCACGCCAACTTACCCCCAGAGTAATGGACAAGTAGAAGCCGTCAATAAAACCATAATGAACGGACTGAAAAAGAGACTAGATGACGCAAAAGGAAGATGGGTAGAGGAGTTATCCCATGTCTTGTGGACATACCGTACCACACCTCGTAGGTCCACAAGGGAgacccctttttcaatgacctatgggGTCGAGGCTGTCATTCCACTGGAGGTGAACTTCCCAACCCAGAGGACTACCACCTTTTGCCCCGCTACCAATAACAAACTTCTGGAAAGGAGCTTGGACCTCATCAACGAAAGAAGAGAAGGCGCGATGGTCCACCTAGCTAACTATCAGCAGAAGCTCAAGTAAGGTTACGACGCCAAGGTAAAGTCCAGACCATTGGCGCCTGGGGATCTAATGTTGAGGAAGGTCTTAGGCACTGCGAGGAACCCCGCATGGGGAAAGCTCGGACCAAACTGGGAGGGACCGTACCGCATCACTTCCGTAGCCGGCGTAGGAGCCTACTTTTTGGAAGACTTGGACGAGCGTGTAGTGTCgtgcccttggaatgtaaacaacctgaaaaggtactgttattaatgaaagatatAATCTTTGATGCCGTATTACTGTGCAGTTACttatttaagtgttaaacaaaacccaagtcctgcatggctcctcggcgacagacttgggggaaattaaccgcgaacCGAttctttctaagtgttaaacagaacccaagtcctgcatggctcctcagccaaagacttgggggaaattaaccgcgatactATTCtcactaagtattaaacagaacccaagtcctacatGACTCCTcagccacagacttgggggaaattaaccgcgatactattctcactaagtgttaaatagaacccaagtcctgcatgactccttaGCCaaagacttgggggaaattaaccgcgatactattctcactaagtgttaaacagaacccaagtcctgcatggctcttcagccacagacttgggggaaattaaccgcgatactattctcactaagtgttaaacagaacccaagtcctgcatggctcctcagccacagacttgggggaaattaaccgtgATActattctcactaagtgttaaacagaacccaagtcctgcatggctcctcagccacagacttgggagaaattaaccGCGAAccgattctcactaagtgttaaacagaacccaagtcctgcatggctcctcagccacagacttgggggaaattaaccgcgatactattctcactaagtgttaaacagaacccaagtcttgcatggcttctcggccacagacttgggggaaattaaccgcgatactattctcactaagtgttaaacagaacccaagtcctgcatggctcctcggccacagacttgggggaaattaaccattGAGCCGTTCTCCCTaaatgttaaatagaacctaggTCCTagctggctcttcggaccaagGACTTGGGGAAAATTGGGTTCGCAGCCATTTCACCTAATTATTAACTATCGTTCTTTTCACGTATTCATTCGCTTACGCTTAGTTCTCAACAAGTCAGTGACGGAATAGACGCCCATTCATGatgaaaacaaaagagaagaaaaacaatgaTATTTAAAGGGAAATAACCTTTATCATTAAAAACCAAAAGCAGTTCTATTTACAAACACTaacaaggcaaaacaaaacaaaatacaaaagatAAGACAAATAAATCCTACACTAGTCTCCTAAGAGCCCTGAGTAGGAGCGGGCTGATCATCAGCTGCTTGGGTCCCCAGGGCAACCTTCTTGGCCTGTGCGACGATCTCCTTGATGGAAAGGCTGTCATCGGGTAACTTGCCCCGCGCGGCTTGCTCATTGCCCCCAGCCTCGGGAAGGGAGGAGTCCGTTGGAAGAGGCTCTACGGAGGCAGCTTCGTCAGGAATTTCACGCACGTCCTCCGGGAAAAAGATGTTCTCAACCTTCCTGAGATCGGAATCTGTCGGGACAGTTGCGCGATCCAGGGCTATACCCCAGGACGTGGTGATATACTCCCTGCAGACGGTGGCCACTTCCTCAGCCAGCCTGACCTCAGTATCATGGACTCCACGATCATACGAGGCCACCACAGCCTTCTCGGCAGACTCCCTGGCTAAGCGGGCCTCCTCTTTGGTTCTTGCAAGCTCAGCCTTGAGCGTTGAAACCGCCTGCTGCTCCGCTGTGAGTTTCTCCTCAAATCGACGGAGCTGTATACGCAGATCATCAGCTTGCTTTGTGGCATTCTTAAGGCCGGCCTCCGCACTTGCGTGAGCTTTCTTCACCTCCTTCGTTTCATTATTCAGGCAATCAAAGTCCTGTTTGAGATCGCCAACCGTTTTCTCGGCAGCAGAGCGGGACTGGGCCTCCCTGTGCAAGTCCTTACAAGCCTTCTTGGCCCATtcctcaacaacaaaaatctgtTGAGTGACCTGCGCTCAGAAGGAAATAAAGACCCTGTTAAAACCTGACAAGAAAAGGGTACCCAATATGAGAACGAGATAGAAGATGAACCCTTACCATGGCCATGTCCCTCTTTAAGGACATGAAAAGGTCTGGCTGCCGAGTCTTTCTGAGGCCCTCCATGTCACGAGGCAAAAGCAGAGGCTGCTGCAGGGCCTCAGCCAGGAATGATGTCTGCCCTCGTTGAGATTCCCACAGAGTCGCGTCCCATGGGATTGGCGCGCCGTCTAATTCGATCCGAGGCGACCATGTTCGCTGATCCCTCCGAATGGCCGCCTCATCTTGGCTATCGACGGACCTATTTCTCTTCTCTCGGGGCTCTTTCGTCTCCTTGCCCTTCTTTTGAGGCCTGGCCTTTTCACGGCCAATCTCTCCCTCCTCCGTTTCTTCTACAGGCCTTTTTCGCCTTAAGTTAGGCATAGGCTGCAGCGCCGCGTCCGACGAGGGAGGGAGAGGAGGAGCAGGAGCCTTAGGGGCAGTTTGTTCCTTCGAGACGTCCTTAGAGGACTGCCCCTTACTCCTGTTAGATAGAAGGCCCCTGAGGCCAGTCCTTGGCTTCAaatccattccttcttcttcagtCTCTTTGCTGATATCAGCTTGTGTAATGACTAAACCAGTATCAAGAGCCGCTGAGGCATGGTCTAAATCGGCGTCGGAGTCTGAGAGCTCTACTATCCTGGCCGACACCTCTCCTTCCTCGGTAAATTGGAACTGGTCTATTTGTTCCTCTAAGGATGAATGCGAAGAGCCAGCCTCCTCCTCCGGGATAACCACTGCGGGAAAGGCGCGTTGGGGAGGCAGCTGAATAGGAGGTAAGTCTGTTGCAGCAAGGAACCCTAGTATGGATACGTCAATACGTGCCAATCttggactgccagcccttatagcttGGCCGGCGTCTACCAAGGATCGAGTGAGAGGAATGTAGTCCAAAATCAAAGGAGTCGACCGTAGTTGTCCGTCCTCGCTTACGAAAATCTCAGATCTCAGGAGGTAATTTAGAGCTGGGACGTTGACCAAGCTTAGCCGAGGGGATGTTCATTCCTTGTCTGCAAAGGCCGTTAAAGGGTTTAcgttagtccgaggaggcacgcaaccaaaccaacaagtttaaaataaaaagaaaaagggggggAGGGGAGCTCAAAACTAAGGTCCTCCCCACGGAATCTAGTTCTATGATACCCCACCTGGCGTTCCCGCCCTAGTCGGACAGTGAAGGCCGTCATGCCATGGTCCGGAGACGATCAAATTttcgtccttcaagcctttgctggacttgggaaggcaggatatcaacctcactTCGTCAGTCCTGGACTTTAGGTAGTATGAGTCGCCGAGCTTATGGCATTCATAAAGATGAACCACGTCATGCCatgaaaggccgaggttcatctagTTGTTTAAGGCGTCGGCGCACCCCAGGATCCGGAACAGGTTCGCGGTGCACTGGTGGGGGGCCAATCTATGACCACGTAGGTAGTCCCTAGTTATTCTCCCCATTGGaatcgtcattcctccttccacgaAGGCTATCATTGGAATTGCGACTTCCCCTGTTCTtcttttgaacaaaatttcctCCTGGTGGCAATACTCTAAACCTACCTCCGGTGGAATATGATACTTCGCCCTGAAGCCCGCCATACCGGCCGGAGAGTCTACCATTTTTTTCAAGCCTACCCATCCCCTCTAATCCTAGACAACGTGAAGGCAGTTTGTCTAATGAAGAGTAACGAAGAAGAAGCGCGCACTTACGGGTAAGAAACTCGAcgaaatcttcaagagaatggCGGCAAAGGTAAGAACGGGCTGAAGGAGAAGGCTTTGAGATGTTCTAAATACTGGAGTGTTCGTCAAAAGTGAGGAATGAACGCCTTCAAAACCTTATATACTCAGAGGGAGTTGAACAGACACACTCCCGCCTAGAGCAAATGAAACGTTGTCCACCGTTGATCCGGTctccaaccgttggattgaaAGAGTGTAAAACTCCAAAAAGCTGCAATTACTTTCCCCCAAGTCATTAAACGCCTTCAGCATTAATGAGGCGCGTGAGGGCACGCCATCGCACGTGTGAAGCAGGAATCCACAACGATCTGTCTAGTAGGCATTAAAATCCCGCCTTTCCTCCTCGAACCAAGAAGGAAGAGctggaattttgaggggctattgtgggggtaaaATTCGCCAGTCAACGTTGGGCCATGGTACTCGTACGAAGCCCAACCATAATAGGGGGCGAAGACATGGGCAGAGGACCCCCCAGCCCAATCATGTTGGGCCAGGCTTGCTTAAggggcgtccgaggaggagtacCTCCTCGGACGCACCAAACGGGAGTCTGATTCACACCCTTTACATGGTGAAAGGTCAtccaaaatcaaaggaaaatgcaagacattcagggggcaaccacaactgtCGCATTAAATGTaaggaagctactttttcagccgcattaatgtggagaggacagaagaacagtattatcttggccagtgcaactcacagaaaagaaggaggatgtcctatgggacagacactcaagtagaggcccagatgattaacaagtgtaGGGTCATTATCGTtcgaaggatgctatataagagaagaaaatcccTATGACCAGGGGATGGAAAAAGATGAGAGGgggaaaaagggaagaaaagagagagagagaaagaaaggaattcTATAAACGAAACATTAGATACGGCCCCAAGAACTGTTATCCCAGGAAACTCAAGGAAGTATTCCCACGTTCAAGTGGTTGCATGGCCTACTAACAATTACGTTTGCTCTGTCAAGACCTAGTTCTGCgtcccactctctacaaatccaTTGctgagggtcttttgggccatAATCGCCTGCTTGCTGGGCCTGAGCCCCAAAATCCGCCCTTacaagtaatgttacaccacttaatattttttaattgaatgtgaattttgacaaatctaccattagattacattattcatatattctctatgcttataaaatttaaaaataatcaaagatcaatggtaatgtcatcaataaattttttaaattcgagtttttgtagtttaaaacaCTAtctaaaatatgagtttatggatcaattagtaaattacatctgattaACATGAAAGTTggcatacatgttaagaacatataaaatatgtaatttaacggtAGGATCCTCAAAGTATGAATTCTATAACACGTTATTGGGTGGTGTGACATTACTTAGAATTACACTAAatataacttgaactcaactcatataaatatatatatatatatatatattagaataatgatGTGAAAAATATGAACTTTCAAAAGTTTATGCAACAACATTAGAAGAAgttgattctaaaaataaaataaaaacattataattcaacaaaaaacattattttatattatatagatataaatatagagaattatataaaatatggaagaagaatatgtgtgtatatagaagggattataaattttattacataagatATAGAAATTGATACTACACTAATCATATAAAGTAATTgtcatatttattatttttcttttttgaagcatcattatatatattttttagaaggTTATTATACAAATCACCTTCATCCTAAATGTTAGTGGCTTTTCCCTTACCATAATTGGGAAGAGAATTCAACTTCTTTCCAATAAAAGACCCaataaaaatttagtaattaatagttttaaatatatatatatagtatcatgttatttaaaattatgtctCATCTCTTATATTTtctgtaaaaataaaaattatttcttattgtattagaaccaataaatttttttcatatattattttcacaaaaacaataaatttaataactaaaaaattatcatgagCTCCAATTAgcttaacaaataaaatcacTTATGGTCAAATGAAATATATGGGGTTTGAACCTTTGCTAAtacaaaaaaaaccaatcaataTTGTCGCACGatgataaagataaattattataaaatgcacaccatatattaaaattttatgtatctATCAAATTTGCACAACAATCTATTTATAactctatcattttttttagaaaagtgctacatccacaatatttttataacatttttacaacaaattaaatatagggtctgtttgagatctgcatattttactgaaactgaaaattatttgttaaaaatactatagataaaggtaaaagttagctaaaataatacagtagaactcataaatagtaccaaaaagtgcaatagggcccataaataatagcaaaaataagttaagtagtaaaataagctgactttttaatttggagtcaaacacacacatatagtaagttgttattaattctaatttaaacttaccattaaaattatttttttaccaactaATAATAACTCGTAACAGCCTATTACTTATAATTTGGTACGAGAGAACATTGacctctttttctcttttctttttacgagatattataaattttttgaagttcctaaaacactaattttttttagactaTATTTTCAAGAGACCAagctcataaaaaaataatataaaaaaagttaacttGACTACAAGATAAGTactagattctcaaaaaaaaagataagtacTATGTATGATTGGAATTAATTGTCGGGGGTAGGGCCCATACGCAGGAAAATGATTGTGGTATATATCCATTCCTTTGTTCTCGTCGACATCGACACTA
This genomic stretch from Quercus lobata isolate SW786 chromosome 3, ValleyOak3.0 Primary Assembly, whole genome shotgun sequence harbors:
- the LOC115980237 gene encoding uncharacterized protein LOC115980237 codes for the protein MAGDPSKLNQNLYCAYHQEPGHTTDECRNLKNYLDRLGQEGKLRHLLHHPEGWQEPSNNETRKNTLRPPIGTINVILAAPRRTGSAPFRVMSVSSFPTEPDGRDPKRARMNATTLIGFTEEDKQGTIQPHDDALVVTLRIGGYDVKRVLVDQGSAVEVMYPDLNKGLSLKQEDLSPYDYPLVSFEGKIVMSKGMIKLHVQADSDVVEVNFIVVDAYSSYTAIVAWPWIHALGAVPSTLHQKVKYPSGGQIKEIIGSQEMARQCMVSAISQRLSNEPSTSAEKGL